A window of Babylonia areolata isolate BAREFJ2019XMU chromosome 2, ASM4173473v1, whole genome shotgun sequence contains these coding sequences:
- the LOC143301460 gene encoding uncharacterized protein LOC143301460: MYHQHQYCSKVRVKDLNEHLMCVLCGGYFIDATTIIECLHSFCRSCIVRYLESSKYCPICDVQVHKTRPLLNIRSDKTLQDLVYKLIPDLFDEEMRRRREFLKAHPEVKTNRMDLEQRGQALLVPVHCMPDHRISLVLHMATPDGGVYTETKRSTARSKKAGDRRYLLCPSDVTMGILKKFIRSKFSLSDKFQIDLFYTQREEVISDEFTLLDVTFIYSWTREKPLRLFYTIYEKPRRKRRLLTDRLRQLQSSQAKRRRLEQAGHNGSPAYTLPHVPSDKSSSTPDRQRPKKPGVGRPVSKSGSIRGAQSSYQGATQKVKMKKKDFWNLHKRETLKMKRKSLENAQKVGRGRKQKMQTTPSPEKSDDVKPECRRPGESKSKTNAKPSAGHLTNGRPVSRTAPDSPDPDKNGVHDSLGHGDRASSPGGQGKESRGGAVCVATTVNGVHRAAKRTSLDSRSASPRLSTPGSSRSSSPRLPTVATSRTGRAASPRSSVMAKAKVCGARDYVSGGKEEGRVGREGSRPGSRASSQADSPRLMDLQHVLPTADRFPSLPVDEKISVDVSMAASASETSSDVTSPGAEDRSHSAGLEEPGDFHGNVCNVATFAPRALPSLVHVHNINTHRQSADKGSGGVKQGVDSGTGGGRQNGNKSGESQSNKEKSNSQKQSVDRGNGVKQSVNKTKEGHRDSVSKVNGHRQERDKDHGSDNKSHGGHKQGLNKGGLNKEQMKTPRASQLQTKPTGRTANRKR, translated from the exons ATGTATCATCAGCACCAGTACTGCTCCAAGGTCCGCGTGAAGGATCTGAACGAGCACCTCATGTGTGTCCTGTGCGGGGGATACTTCATCGACGCCACTACCATCATCGAGTGCCTCCACTctt tttgcCGGTCGTGCATCGTGCGGTACCTGGAGTCGAGCAAATACTGCCCCATCTGTGATGTGCAGGTTCACAAAACACGGCCACTGCTCAATATCAG ATCGGACAAAACCCTGCAGGATCTGGTATACAAACTGATCCCGGATTTGTTTGACG AGGAGATGAGGCGACGGCGGGAGTTCCTGAAGGCGCACCCTGAGGTGAAGACGAACCGCATGGACCTGGAACAGAGGGGCCAGGCCCTCCTCGTGCCCGTCCACTGCATGCCCGACCACCGCATCTCCCTCGTCCTGCACATGGCCACGCC TGACGGTGGCGTGTACACGGAAACGAAGAGGTCCACCGCACGTTCAAAGAAG GCAGGAGACAGACGCTACCTGCTGTGTCCCTCAGACGTCACGATGGGCATTCTGAAAAAGTTCATCCGCAGCAAGTTCAGCTTGTCAGACAAATTTCAG ATCGACCTATTCTACACCCAGAGGGAGGAGGTCATCAGCGATGAGTTCACCCTGCTAGACGTCACCTTCATCTATTCCTGGACCAGG GAGAAACCACTACGGCTGTTCTACACCATCTACGAAAAGCCCCGGCGGAAGAGACGACTGCTGACCGACAGACTGCGGCAGCTGCAGTCGTCACAGGCCAAGAGACGACGGCTGGAGCAGGCCGGCCACAACGGCTCTCCCGCCTACACCCTGCCGCACGTGCCGTCAGACAAGTCGTCTTCCACACCAGACCGACAACGACCGAAAAAGCCCGGCGTTGGCAGACCGGTGTCCAAGTCTGGAAGTATCCGTGGTGCTCAGTCCTCCTACCAGGGAGCCACACAGaaggtgaagatgaagaagaaagatttcTGGAACCTGCACAAGAGAGAGACGCTGAAGATGAAGAGGAAATCGCTGGAGAACGCCCAGAAGGTGGGGCGCGGTAGGAAGCAGAAGATGCAAACGACACCGTCGCCAGAGAAATCGGATGATGTGAAACCAGAGTGCCGGCGACCTGGGGAGTCCAAGTCCAAAACAAACGCGAAGCCGAGTGCGGGGCATTTGACGAACGGCAGACCGGTGTCCAGAACAGCGCCGGACTCTCCCGACCCTGACAAGAACGGAGTTCACGACTCCTTGGGCCACGGAGACCGAGCGTCCAGTCCTGGTGGTCAGGGGAAAGAGAGCAGGGGTGGCGCCGTGTGTGTGGCCACCACGGTGAACGGTGTGCACCGAGCGGCCAAGAGGACGTCTCTGGACAGCAGGTCGGCCAGTCCAAGACTGTCCACTCCGGGCAGCAGTCGTTCCTCCAGCCCCAGACTGCCCACAGTCGCCACAAGCAGAACGGGGCGGGCAGCCAGTCCCAGGTCCTCGGTCATGGCTAAAGCCAAGGTGTGTGGTGCTAGAGACTACGTGTCCGGGGGCAAGGAAGAgggcagggtggggagggaggggtccaGGCCGGGCAGCCGGGCCAGCAGCCAAGCGGACAGCCCCAGACTGATGGACCTGCAGCACGTCTTGCCCACCGCCGACCGCTTCCCGTCGCTGCCCGTGGACGAGAAAATCAGCGTGGACGTCAGCATGGCCGCCTCAGCCTCGGAGACGTCGTCGGACGTGACATCCCCCGGCGCGGAGGACCGGTCCCACAGCGCGGGGCTGGAGGAGCCAGGGGACTTCCATGGCAACGTCTGCAACGTGGCCACCTTCGCCCCCCGCGCCCTCCCTTCGTTGGTGCACGTGCACAACAtcaacactcacagacagagTGCGGACAAAGGGAGTGGTGGGGTGAAACAAGGCGTGGACTCGGGAACCGGTGGCggtaggcaaaacgggaacaAAAGCGGTGAATCGCAGTcgaacaaagaaaaatcaaattcGCAAAAACAAAGCGTGGACAGAGGAAACGGTGTGAAACAAAGCGTGAACAAGACCAAGGAAGGGCACAGGGACAGCGTGAGCAAAGTGAACGGGCACAGGCAAGAAAGGGACAAGGACCATGGAAGTGATAACAAAAGTCACGGGGGCCACAAGCAGGGCTTGAACAAAGGGGGTCTTAACAAGGAGCAGATGAAGACCCCAAGAGCATCACAGCTGCAAACAAAACCCACAGGCAGGACGGCCAACAGAAAACGATGA